A single genomic interval of Juglans regia cultivar Chandler chromosome 1, Walnut 2.0, whole genome shotgun sequence harbors:
- the LOC109010142 gene encoding BTB/POZ domain-containing protein At3g22104 isoform X1 translates to MEAVCCNLEVDVNGEETFIVDKKIIASYSGRLSKLFTKSKATTRNLKVIFHDFPGGAECFELMSRFCYNNGKTQINPSNISLLHCAAQFMEMNNSVSGTSNLLEQTEKSLEEINYWTWPELLAALKQCQDLLPVENSSGVLQKCLDSLARRLALATEASPCPSNSPDSSGFRFSCDSKSTESLKSSLSRATWWFEDLLILSPILVEKVVESMVSQKLDHFIISRFLLYYQKSKFYTATPDEKRKVIETVIDTLYTLHGSSVSGKTLFGILRVSMTLNINKSSRKKLESMIGSQLDLATLDNLLVPSPYGINYLYDVNLVLRFLKAFMRDGISKISGMRLGKVSRLMDLYIAEVAPDPCLKPSKFLALAMALPDSARNFHDELYHAVDMYLEVHAGLLEEEKMKICCALNYEKLSAEACAHLSQNKKFPSRSAVQALLSQQYKLKSLLHGTNNSRSLTDSPSTSTEVRSKGKKDEASKQVVLYAGKLDISSESEKLRAHLQGMQWRVIELEKICRKMQTQMAKTLKSRVSSHGHTRSLPKLCS, encoded by the exons ATGGAAGCTGTTTGCTGTAATCTTGAAGTGGATGTCAATGGGGAAGAGACTTTCATTGTGGACAAG AAAATAATTGCTTCGTATTCCGGTAGATTGAGCAAGTTATTTACAAAATCAAAAGCTACCACGAGAAACCTCAAAGTGATTTTCCATGACTTTCCCGGAGGAGCAGAGTGTTTTGAGCTCATGTCAAGGTTCTGTTACAATAATGGCAAGACTCAAATAAATCCTTCCAACATCTCTCTCTTACATTGCGCTGCACAGTTCATGGAAATGAACAACTCGGTTTCTGGAACCAGTAATTTACTAGAACAAACAGAGAAATCACTTGAAGAGATCAACTATTGGACATGGCCTGAGCTTTTGGCCGCTTTGAAGCAATGTCAAGATTTACTTCCCGTCGAGAATTCTTCAGGTGTACTTCAGAAGTGCTTGGATTCCCTTGCCCGGAGGCTGGCTCTAGCTACTGAAGCAAGTCCATGTCCATCTAATTCCCCAGACAGCTCTGGATTCCGGTTTTCTTGTGACAGTAAGAGCACTGAGAGTTTAAAGTCCAGTTTATCTCGAGCAACCTGGTGGTTTGAAGATCTTCTGATCTTGAGTCCTATTTTGGTTGAAAAGGTGGTAGAATCCATGGTCTCACAAAAACTTGATCACTTTATCATTAGTAGGTTCCTTCTCTATTACCAGAAATCCAAGTTTTATACTGCCACACCTGATGAGAAGCGCAAAGTTATAGAAACAGTGATTGATACGCTTTATACCCTTCATGGGAGTTCTGTTTCTGGCAAGACTTTATTTGGGATTCTTCGAGTTTCCATGACTTTGAACATAAACAAAAGTAGCAGGAAGAAGTTGGAGAGTATGATTGGTTCGCAGTTGGATCTGGCAACATTAGACAATCTGCTTGTTCCTTCTCCATATGGGATTAATTACTTATATGACGTGAATCTTGTTCTGAGGTTTTTGAAAGCATTTATGCGTGATGGTATTTCCAAGATTTCCGGTATGCGATTGGGGAAAGTTTCTAGGTTGATGGATTTGTATATAGCAGAAGTAGCCCCAGATCCTTGTTTAAAACCTTCAAAGTTCCTGGCACTAGCCATGGCGCTGCCAGATTCTGCGAGGAACTTTCATGATGAACTCTACCACGCTGTGGACATGTATCTAGAG GTGCATGCAGGATTGTTAGAAGAAGAGAAGatgaaaatatgttgtgcaCTGAACTATGAGAAGCTTTCAGCTGAAGCTTGCGCACACCTTTCTCAGAACAAAAAATTTCCCTCAAGATCTGCTGTCCAGGCTCTCCTTTCTCAGCAATACAAACTCAAAAGCTTACTCCATGGTACCAACAATTCCAGATCATTAACTGATTCGCCCAGTACTTCTACTGAAGTAAGAAGCAAGGGAAAGAAAGATGAAGCCAGTAAACAAGTTGTGCTGTATGCTGGGAAACTTGATATTTCATCTGAGAGTGAGAAACTCAGAGCACATTTGCAAGGCATGCAATGGAGGGTGATTGAATTGGAGAAAATTTGTAGGAAAATGCAAACACAGATGGCAAAGACCCTGAAATCTAGAGTATCAAGCCACGGTCATACAAGATCCTTGCCCAAGCTTTGTTCATGA
- the LOC109010142 gene encoding BTB/POZ domain-containing protein At3g22104 isoform X2, giving the protein MSRFCYNNGKTQINPSNISLLHCAAQFMEMNNSVSGTSNLLEQTEKSLEEINYWTWPELLAALKQCQDLLPVENSSGVLQKCLDSLARRLALATEASPCPSNSPDSSGFRFSCDSKSTESLKSSLSRATWWFEDLLILSPILVEKVVESMVSQKLDHFIISRFLLYYQKSKFYTATPDEKRKVIETVIDTLYTLHGSSVSGKTLFGILRVSMTLNINKSSRKKLESMIGSQLDLATLDNLLVPSPYGINYLYDVNLVLRFLKAFMRDGISKISGMRLGKVSRLMDLYIAEVAPDPCLKPSKFLALAMALPDSARNFHDELYHAVDMYLEVHAGLLEEEKMKICCALNYEKLSAEACAHLSQNKKFPSRSAVQALLSQQYKLKSLLHGTNNSRSLTDSPSTSTEVRSKGKKDEASKQVVLYAGKLDISSESEKLRAHLQGMQWRVIELEKICRKMQTQMAKTLKSRVSSHGHTRSLPKLCS; this is encoded by the exons ATGTCAAGGTTCTGTTACAATAATGGCAAGACTCAAATAAATCCTTCCAACATCTCTCTCTTACATTGCGCTGCACAGTTCATGGAAATGAACAACTCGGTTTCTGGAACCAGTAATTTACTAGAACAAACAGAGAAATCACTTGAAGAGATCAACTATTGGACATGGCCTGAGCTTTTGGCCGCTTTGAAGCAATGTCAAGATTTACTTCCCGTCGAGAATTCTTCAGGTGTACTTCAGAAGTGCTTGGATTCCCTTGCCCGGAGGCTGGCTCTAGCTACTGAAGCAAGTCCATGTCCATCTAATTCCCCAGACAGCTCTGGATTCCGGTTTTCTTGTGACAGTAAGAGCACTGAGAGTTTAAAGTCCAGTTTATCTCGAGCAACCTGGTGGTTTGAAGATCTTCTGATCTTGAGTCCTATTTTGGTTGAAAAGGTGGTAGAATCCATGGTCTCACAAAAACTTGATCACTTTATCATTAGTAGGTTCCTTCTCTATTACCAGAAATCCAAGTTTTATACTGCCACACCTGATGAGAAGCGCAAAGTTATAGAAACAGTGATTGATACGCTTTATACCCTTCATGGGAGTTCTGTTTCTGGCAAGACTTTATTTGGGATTCTTCGAGTTTCCATGACTTTGAACATAAACAAAAGTAGCAGGAAGAAGTTGGAGAGTATGATTGGTTCGCAGTTGGATCTGGCAACATTAGACAATCTGCTTGTTCCTTCTCCATATGGGATTAATTACTTATATGACGTGAATCTTGTTCTGAGGTTTTTGAAAGCATTTATGCGTGATGGTATTTCCAAGATTTCCGGTATGCGATTGGGGAAAGTTTCTAGGTTGATGGATTTGTATATAGCAGAAGTAGCCCCAGATCCTTGTTTAAAACCTTCAAAGTTCCTGGCACTAGCCATGGCGCTGCCAGATTCTGCGAGGAACTTTCATGATGAACTCTACCACGCTGTGGACATGTATCTAGAG GTGCATGCAGGATTGTTAGAAGAAGAGAAGatgaaaatatgttgtgcaCTGAACTATGAGAAGCTTTCAGCTGAAGCTTGCGCACACCTTTCTCAGAACAAAAAATTTCCCTCAAGATCTGCTGTCCAGGCTCTCCTTTCTCAGCAATACAAACTCAAAAGCTTACTCCATGGTACCAACAATTCCAGATCATTAACTGATTCGCCCAGTACTTCTACTGAAGTAAGAAGCAAGGGAAAGAAAGATGAAGCCAGTAAACAAGTTGTGCTGTATGCTGGGAAACTTGATATTTCATCTGAGAGTGAGAAACTCAGAGCACATTTGCAAGGCATGCAATGGAGGGTGATTGAATTGGAGAAAATTTGTAGGAAAATGCAAACACAGATGGCAAAGACCCTGAAATCTAGAGTATCAAGCCACGGTCATACAAGATCCTTGCCCAAGCTTTGTTCATGA